A single window of Candidatus Eremiobacterota bacterium DNA harbors:
- a CDS encoding GDP-mannose 4,6-dehydratase, with protein sequence MSETLLLTGAQGFVGRWFAAASGFGRVVGVGRSPRRASFTHEATLGPHRVTAPLPSALRSAPQTEYVSCDVRDEHALIALLRTERPHAIVHLAAALRDDPPSALFPANVDGTIALLHAVACSGVRVGRIVLGSSGSVYGAPQRLPVREDDGVNPPDLYAVSKLAAEWSAHVLARELGLPLVVARIFNVVGPGLDERHACARFASQLAAAAHGYAERVVVGDLSPTRDFADVRDVAAALAILARRGAAGTTYNVASGRETALREVFEILLEHSGAGERVEVVRGYRRAADCPRVVADVGRLAQLGYAPAHALSGSLADLYRYYADDVARAVAAAPTNGANRDAIAADATHG encoded by the coding sequence GTGAGCGAGACGCTGCTGCTGACCGGCGCGCAAGGATTCGTCGGCCGCTGGTTCGCCGCCGCATCGGGTTTCGGGCGCGTCGTCGGAGTCGGCCGTTCGCCGCGCCGCGCGAGCTTCACCCACGAGGCAACGCTCGGGCCGCACCGCGTGACCGCGCCGCTCCCGTCCGCGCTGCGCTCCGCACCCCAGACGGAGTACGTGAGCTGCGACGTCCGCGACGAGCACGCGCTGATCGCCTTGTTGCGAACGGAGCGCCCGCACGCGATCGTACACCTCGCCGCGGCGCTCCGCGACGATCCGCCGAGCGCGCTCTTCCCCGCGAACGTCGACGGCACGATCGCGCTGCTGCACGCCGTCGCGTGCAGCGGCGTGCGCGTCGGGCGGATCGTGCTCGGATCGAGCGGCTCGGTCTACGGTGCGCCGCAGCGGCTGCCGGTGCGCGAAGACGACGGCGTGAACCCGCCCGACCTCTACGCCGTCAGCAAGCTCGCCGCGGAGTGGTCCGCGCACGTCCTCGCGCGCGAGCTCGGTCTTCCGCTCGTCGTCGCGCGCATCTTCAACGTCGTCGGACCCGGCCTGGACGAACGGCACGCGTGCGCGCGCTTCGCCTCGCAGCTCGCCGCCGCCGCGCACGGCTACGCCGAGCGCGTCGTCGTCGGCGACCTCAGCCCGACGCGCGACTTCGCCGACGTGCGCGACGTCGCCGCGGCGCTCGCGATCCTGGCGCGGCGCGGCGCCGCCGGCACGACCTACAACGTCGCGAGCGGCCGCGAGACCGCGCTGCGAGAGGTGTTCGAGATACTGCTCGAGCACAGCGGGGCCGGCGAACGGGTCGAGGTCGTGCGCGGGTACCGGCGCGCGGCCGACTGCCCGCGCGTCGTCGCCGACGTCGGCCGCCTCGCGCAGCTCGGCTACGCACCCGCGCACGCGCTGAGCGGCTCGCTCGCCGACCTGTACCGGTATTATGCGGACGACGTCGCGCGCGCGGTCGCAGCGGCGCCGACGAACGGCGCCAACCGCGACGCGATCGCGGCGGACGCGACCCACGGATGA